Proteins encoded within one genomic window of Halocatena marina:
- a CDS encoding metal-dependent hydrolase yields the protein MELTWHGHSTWYVEVGETTLLIDPFFDNPHTSTAPGKINTPDYVLLTHGHADHIAHVGEFTDATIVGTPELTGFVADEHGASDTIGMNLGGTIECGDAYVTMHRADHTNGAMTNYEHDVGIPSGYIISTAEPSRASEPDTTTFYHSGDTSLMSEMRDVIGPYLQPDAAALPVGDHFTMGPWQAAIAVEWLGVDYALPMHYDTFPPIEIDMEEFKREVESTGSNADVVVLDGDETFTLD from the coding sequence ATGGAACTGACTTGGCACGGCCATTCAACATGGTACGTTGAGGTCGGTGAAACGACGCTCCTCATCGATCCGTTCTTCGACAATCCACACACGAGTACAGCGCCGGGGAAGATCAACACGCCCGACTACGTTCTTCTGACGCACGGTCACGCGGATCACATCGCTCACGTTGGTGAGTTTACTGATGCGACCATCGTCGGAACACCCGAGCTCACTGGATTCGTTGCGGACGAACATGGGGCGAGCGATACCATCGGGATGAATCTTGGAGGGACGATCGAGTGTGGTGACGCCTACGTGACAATGCACCGGGCAGATCACACCAATGGCGCGATGACCAACTACGAGCACGACGTGGGAATCCCGAGCGGATACATCATCAGCACCGCAGAGCCATCACGAGCCTCCGAACCAGACACAACGACGTTCTATCATTCTGGGGACACCAGCCTGATGTCCGAAATGCGCGACGTGATCGGTCCGTACCTCCAACCGGACGCCGCCGCACTGCCCGTCGGCGATCACTTCACGATGGGACCGTGGCAAGCCGCCATTGCCGTCGAGTGGCTCGGTGTGGACTACGCGCTCCCGATGCACTACGATACGTTCCCACCGATCGAAATCGACATGGAAGAGTTCAAGCGTGAGGTCGAGTCGACCGGTAGCAACGCTGATGTCGTCGTTCTCGATGGTGACGAGACGTTCACCCTCGACTGA
- a CDS encoding fumarylacetoacetate hydrolase family protein has translation MRTVRFRDPAGNVRRGEWTGRPGEEITVREHYGGRVAFGNETFSPDTVDVLPPCDPSKIICIGSSYEDHVTERNTSTPNRPSFFIKPPSTVAAHRETITLPEGDHRFNCEAAFGVVISDRCNNVAATDAMSVVSGYTCLNDISNHDDCAEQDWVRATAFDGAAPIGPVISRPENVPSDASLRLRINGELKQDSSIDRLTVPIGDLIEELTSFMTLQPGDIIATGTPAGVGRLSDGDEVEIEIEGIGTLAHSVRIP, from the coding sequence ATGCGAACCGTTCGATTTCGTGACCCGGCGGGGAATGTTCGCCGGGGCGAGTGGACTGGGAGGCCCGGTGAGGAGATAACCGTCCGCGAACACTATGGTGGTCGCGTCGCGTTCGGAAATGAGACGTTTTCGCCTGATACTGTCGATGTTCTTCCGCCGTGCGATCCGAGCAAGATCATTTGTATCGGATCAAGCTACGAGGATCACGTTACCGAACGGAACACATCGACTCCCAACCGCCCATCGTTTTTTATCAAACCACCGTCCACTGTCGCTGCACACAGAGAGACGATCACGCTACCGGAGGGAGATCATCGATTCAACTGCGAAGCGGCGTTCGGCGTCGTCATATCGGATCGTTGTAACAATGTTGCAGCGACAGACGCGATGAGTGTCGTTTCGGGCTACACCTGTCTCAACGACATCTCGAACCACGATGACTGCGCAGAGCAGGACTGGGTCCGTGCGACGGCGTTCGATGGTGCTGCTCCCATCGGTCCCGTCATTTCCCGTCCTGAAAACGTTCCAAGCGATGCATCCCTTCGCCTCCGCATCAATGGTGAACTGAAACAAGATTCGTCGATCGACCGACTGACCGTTCCGATCGGTGATCTCATCGAGGAGCTCACGAGTTTCATGACGCTCCAACCGGGAGATATCATCGCTACCGGAACACCTGCAGGCGTTGGTCGGCTGTCCGATGGCGACGAGGTGGAAATCGAAATCGAAGGTATCGGAACTCTCGCTCACTCCGTTCGAATTCCCTGA
- a CDS encoding isocitrate/isopropylmalate family dehydrogenase has protein sequence MTEEIAIIPGDGIGREVVPAAVRVLDTLDLGLSFVTGEAGDGTLAETGEALPDETVSLVTNADATLFGAAGETAADVILPLRSAVGSFANVRPARAYPGVDALKPETDLVFIRENTEGVYTGIESELSAGVTTLTRVVTEDASRQIAQFGFEYADERGDRVTVAHKANVMRTTDGQFLEGVADVAEERGVEYDTALMDALAMHLVMHPDEYDVVICPNLAGDMLSDLAAGLVGGLGLLPSANIGHDNALFEPVHGTAPDIAGDGIANPAAAILSAALLLDHLGYDDAGSRVRTAVEKTLEKGPHTPDLGGNASTEDVSSAITDRL, from the coding sequence ATGACTGAGGAAATCGCTATCATCCCAGGGGACGGTATCGGACGCGAAGTCGTTCCCGCAGCGGTACGCGTCCTCGATACACTCGATCTCGGTCTTTCGTTCGTGACGGGCGAGGCTGGCGATGGCACGCTCGCAGAGACCGGTGAGGCACTTCCTGATGAAACCGTCTCTCTCGTCACGAACGCCGATGCAACGCTGTTCGGCGCTGCCGGCGAGACGGCAGCGGACGTCATCCTTCCCCTCCGCTCGGCCGTTGGATCGTTCGCCAACGTCCGGCCCGCTCGCGCGTATCCCGGCGTCGATGCGCTCAAACCCGAGACCGATCTCGTGTTCATCCGCGAAAATACGGAAGGAGTGTATACGGGAATCGAAAGCGAACTCTCGGCGGGCGTGACGACGCTCACGCGCGTCGTTACTGAGGATGCATCCCGCCAGATCGCACAATTTGGATTCGAGTACGCTGACGAGCGCGGAGATCGCGTGACGGTCGCCCACAAAGCAAACGTCATGCGAACGACCGATGGACAGTTCCTCGAAGGAGTTGCCGACGTGGCTGAAGAACGCGGCGTCGAGTACGATACAGCGCTGATGGACGCGCTTGCAATGCATCTCGTGATGCATCCTGATGAGTACGACGTCGTCATCTGTCCGAATCTCGCTGGCGATATGCTGTCGGATCTCGCTGCCGGTCTCGTTGGCGGACTCGGATTGCTTCCGAGCGCGAACATCGGACACGACAACGCGCTGTTCGAACCGGTCCACGGAACAGCACCAGACATCGCTGGCGACGGAATCGCCAATCCCGCTGCGGCCATCTTGAGCGCAGCGCTCCTCCTCGACCATCTCGGCTACGACGACGCCGGGAGCCGCGTCCGGACAGCTGTCGAGAAAACGCTGGAAAAAGGACCACACACTCCAGATCTCGGTGGCAACGCCTCCACAGAAGACGTGAGCAGCGCGATCACAGACCGACTCTGA
- a CDS encoding carbamoyltransferase C-terminal domain-containing protein: MVFYRLAFKPAIGLYGQHDPSAALFEDGQLVYAIEEERLSRRKHAVGAFPRNAIQACLDYRDLSLSDLDDIVLPYDPSLQWKILPHYLETALSADNWLKRFVFLGDTIVTQVRGQMYPTRQIENKLASIGTPVPPISTQPHHACHAASAFHPSEFEEALVLTIDAKGEYDATTVWHGTPDGLERIRTYPHPNSLGLFFAVVTEYLGFRMFNGEGKVMGLAPYGRPNRTIESALRDVIETGADYDVTDLTNQWGTDAGVEQLESIFDRPRRKTSGAFTQWEKDLALTAQSLLEETVVDLVETYCRKIGTNNVALAGGVVLNCKMNQQIINLDIVDDVFIQPVANDAGLALGAGWLDQSPSTVDQMSTTYFGPSYTTSAIKQRLEANKIEYTEPDQLERTIAQRLAEGSLVGWFQGRLEMGPRALGNRSILADPRTADSRDRVNEHVKHREGWRPFAPSLLETASSEYLGTEQSSPFMITTSTVPSERTDELEAVLHPADETTRPQTVNDDQNPRYAKLLREFEKITGVPVLLNTSFNDHGEPIVTTPQEAIKDFYGMGLDYLVLEDVVVKK, encoded by the coding sequence ATGGTTTTCTATCGGCTTGCATTCAAACCCGCTATCGGTCTCTACGGTCAGCACGATCCAAGTGCAGCTCTCTTCGAAGACGGTCAGCTCGTCTATGCGATTGAAGAAGAACGATTGAGTCGTCGAAAGCACGCTGTCGGTGCATTTCCTCGGAACGCGATTCAGGCATGTTTGGACTACAGAGATCTTTCGTTGAGCGATCTCGATGACATTGTTCTCCCGTACGATCCGTCGCTCCAGTGGAAGATCCTCCCGCATTATCTTGAAACAGCACTCTCAGCCGACAACTGGCTAAAGCGGTTTGTTTTCCTCGGAGATACGATTGTCACACAGGTTCGGGGGCAGATGTATCCCACACGCCAAATCGAGAACAAGCTCGCATCGATTGGGACGCCAGTTCCGCCGATCTCAACCCAGCCACATCACGCCTGTCACGCTGCGAGTGCGTTCCATCCGTCCGAGTTTGAAGAGGCACTCGTTCTCACCATCGATGCCAAAGGTGAGTACGACGCAACGACGGTCTGGCACGGGACCCCTGACGGTTTAGAGCGGATCCGAACGTATCCGCATCCGAACAGTCTCGGATTGTTTTTCGCCGTTGTCACCGAATACCTCGGCTTTCGAATGTTCAACGGTGAGGGGAAGGTGATGGGCTTAGCTCCCTACGGACGGCCGAATCGTACGATCGAATCTGCGCTCCGGGACGTGATCGAAACAGGGGCCGACTACGACGTGACTGATCTCACGAATCAGTGGGGAACCGACGCAGGAGTCGAGCAGTTAGAATCGATATTCGACCGTCCGCGTCGAAAGACATCGGGAGCGTTCACACAGTGGGAGAAAGACTTAGCGCTCACAGCCCAGTCGCTCCTCGAAGAAACGGTCGTCGACCTCGTCGAGACGTACTGTCGAAAGATCGGTACGAACAACGTCGCACTCGCAGGTGGGGTCGTGCTCAACTGCAAAATGAACCAGCAAATCATCAACCTCGACATCGTCGATGATGTGTTCATCCAACCAGTTGCAAACGACGCCGGTTTGGCGTTGGGAGCTGGCTGGCTCGATCAGTCACCAAGTACTGTCGATCAGATGTCCACAACCTACTTCGGGCCGTCGTATACGACGTCTGCGATCAAACAGCGGCTCGAAGCGAACAAGATCGAGTACACCGAGCCGGACCAACTCGAACGGACCATTGCACAGCGGCTCGCCGAAGGCTCTCTCGTTGGCTGGTTCCAAGGACGGTTGGAGATGGGTCCGCGCGCGCTTGGAAATCGGAGTATTCTCGCCGATCCCCGAACAGCTGATTCGCGTGACCGTGTCAACGAGCACGTTAAACACCGCGAAGGCTGGCGACCGTTTGCCCCATCGCTGCTCGAAACTGCCAGCTCTGAGTATCTTGGAACGGAGCAATCGTCCCCGTTCATGATCACCACGTCTACGGTCCCATCGGAACGAACCGACGAGCTCGAAGCGGTACTCCATCCGGCTGACGAGACAACGCGCCCGCAAACCGTCAATGATGATCAAAATCCACGCTACGCCAAACTCTTGCGGGAGTTCGAGAAAATAACGGGCGTCCCAGTGCTACTAAATACCTCGTTTAACGATCATGGTGAGCCGATCGTGACAACACCACAAGAGGCGATCAAGGACTTCTATGGAATGGGTCTCGATTACCTCGTGCTCGAAGATGTCGTTGTCAAGAAATAG
- a CDS encoding twin-arginine translocase subunit TatC, which translates to MASAIDESTLQTIDDGRAVLGDMIAGAQAELRKVFIVFLLGFIGAFYALKYWLLGILKKKLLVNGATLNALTPFDVILLQTKVSLICGGIVGIIAIAYVSRETLRERGLLPQSPIPMWQLVILAISVVLLFIGGVVYSYYLFFPMLFEFLTSNAVQSGLQPHYSIVEWFRFLALLSIAMGLAAELPLVMMLLSYAEIVPYATLVSKWRHAVVVIVVIASIVNGSPDPFSMSLVAVPMLCLYMIGLMTSKFAVTVKYSREQIGLGRIILDHWLSVVASTLLTGGLAYGGVTLGYGTKANVYLRQLPYDVPTLPSVEWLFAIQKPAATIAFGVTVGLLVGSGMLVFHLFRDVDAKAVSRSGPSPASTGDPSSLDLSRLDADSIAVAPDEAFTAMTEDEALGHAGAAMDANDPEKAQAILDRFDAAQEFADEPTEAGGAAVTDSGHGDTPADRPADPDSDPDSDSESESDEASSEGDTGDVVTETTTGMINAFTEKERSEDDIGGYFYDVQFIVGSLTSKMFRIVGLFMLVMGVIFTVLYEGGLTVLKEDFLSRLPAGIRPDQVGVVALHPVEALVFDMKLAAVIGLATTLPAILYYAWPALAERGLVGTSGGGRGILFMWSFTSLVALIVGSILGYAVVAPTVISWLAYDAIQANMLIKYQINAAGWLVFFTTVGIGLLATIPTTLLFLHRGGFLPYRLIFKHWREAVIIIIGVIAVAAPGGVFGMIIFSLPVVGAYLLGLILLWLYTLGGRRHGPLTKSRRM; encoded by the coding sequence ATGGCAAGCGCGATTGACGAGAGCACCCTCCAAACGATCGACGACGGTCGCGCCGTGCTGGGTGATATGATCGCGGGCGCACAGGCCGAGCTTCGAAAGGTATTCATTGTCTTTCTTCTCGGGTTTATCGGTGCGTTCTATGCGCTTAAATACTGGCTACTTGGAATTCTAAAAAAGAAATTACTAGTAAATGGTGCAACCCTCAACGCGCTTACTCCGTTCGATGTTATCCTTCTGCAAACGAAAGTATCACTCATCTGTGGTGGGATCGTAGGGATCATCGCAATTGCGTATGTCTCTCGTGAAACACTACGGGAACGAGGGTTACTTCCCCAGTCCCCGATTCCAATGTGGCAACTGGTTATTCTTGCAATCTCTGTCGTGCTACTCTTTATCGGGGGTGTGGTCTATTCCTACTATCTGTTTTTCCCGATGCTGTTCGAATTTCTCACGTCCAATGCGGTGCAATCCGGTCTCCAACCGCACTATTCGATCGTCGAATGGTTCCGGTTTTTGGCGCTTCTCTCGATAGCGATGGGTCTCGCTGCCGAACTCCCACTCGTGATGATGTTGCTCTCATACGCCGAGATCGTTCCCTACGCGACGCTCGTCTCGAAATGGCGCCACGCAGTCGTGGTAATTGTTGTCATCGCGTCGATTGTCAACGGCTCGCCGGATCCTTTCTCGATGTCGCTCGTCGCAGTTCCGATGCTCTGTCTGTATATGATCGGGCTTATGACCTCAAAATTCGCTGTCACAGTCAAGTACTCCCGAGAGCAGATTGGACTCGGGAGAATCATTCTTGATCACTGGCTTTCGGTGGTCGCAAGCACGCTTTTGACGGGAGGTCTCGCGTACGGAGGCGTTACGCTCGGATATGGTACGAAAGCGAACGTCTACCTCCGACAACTCCCGTACGACGTGCCAACGCTCCCATCTGTTGAGTGGCTCTTTGCGATACAAAAACCCGCTGCCACCATCGCATTCGGCGTGACAGTCGGGCTTTTGGTTGGGAGTGGGATGTTGGTTTTCCACCTGTTCCGGGATGTCGACGCGAAGGCAGTGAGTCGATCGGGTCCTTCGCCAGCAAGCACAGGTGACCCGAGTTCGCTCGATCTCTCACGGCTCGATGCAGACAGTATTGCCGTTGCACCGGACGAAGCGTTTACAGCCATGACCGAGGACGAAGCGCTCGGGCACGCGGGTGCGGCGATGGACGCGAACGATCCCGAGAAAGCGCAAGCAATCCTCGATCGGTTCGATGCCGCACAGGAGTTTGCCGACGAGCCAACCGAGGCTGGTGGCGCTGCTGTTACTGATAGCGGTCACGGCGATACGCCCGCCGACCGGCCTGCTGATCCCGATTCCGATCCCGATTCCGACTCTGAATCAGAATCGGACGAAGCGTCTTCTGAGGGTGATACCGGGGATGTCGTCACCGAGACCACGACGGGGATGATCAACGCGTTCACCGAAAAAGAGCGCTCTGAAGACGATATTGGCGGTTATTTCTACGATGTCCAGTTCATCGTCGGTAGTCTCACCTCGAAGATGTTCCGGATTGTCGGTCTGTTCATGCTCGTCATGGGTGTGATTTTCACCGTGCTGTACGAGGGAGGACTGACCGTACTGAAAGAGGACTTCCTGAGTCGTTTGCCGGCTGGCATTCGCCCCGATCAGGTCGGTGTCGTCGCGTTACACCCCGTTGAGGCACTCGTCTTCGATATGAAACTCGCGGCGGTTATTGGGTTGGCTACCACGCTCCCAGCGATCCTCTACTACGCGTGGCCAGCGCTGGCAGAGCGCGGACTCGTGGGTACTAGTGGCGGCGGTCGAGGGATCCTGTTCATGTGGTCGTTCACCTCACTTGTTGCTCTCATCGTGGGGAGTATTCTCGGCTACGCGGTCGTCGCTCCGACGGTCATCTCGTGGCTCGCGTACGACGCGATTCAGGCGAATATGCTGATCAAATACCAGATTAACGCGGCTGGTTGGTTGGTGTTCTTCACGACTGTCGGGATCGGATTGCTCGCAACGATCCCGACGACATTGTTGTTCCTCCACCGAGGCGGGTTCCTTCCGTATCGGTTGATCTTCAAGCACTGGCGCGAGGCCGTGATCATCATCATCGGCGTCATCGCGGTCGCTGCCCCTGGGGGTGTCTTTGGGATGATCATCTTCTCACTACCGGTGGTCGGGGCCTACCTGCTCGGGCTCATCTTACTCTGGCTGTACACCCTTGGTGGCCGTCGGCACGGACCGCTGACGAAATCGAGACGGATGTGA
- the hflX gene encoding GTPase HflX codes for MSGYRIIIVKRVNAGSAETAEIRALAEAAGHEIVGELTQVRSEDSTYNLGQGAIKRLSERIEATAASGVIFDNELSPQQAHNIGEIVPDGIRLIDRYRLILDIFEEQAGTREAQLQVQLAELHYELPRVQEEIRLEKEVANERRSRGGLGEKENRRVTDIKERIQRIEEQLGSIDSADTKRREQHRDAGLSLVALAGYTNAGKSTLLRRLADDLAVDREQHTDLTETAGTEDRLFKTLGTTTRRATLDGRAVLVTDTIGFIRDLPGWLVQSFESTLGAVRHADLVCLVIDASDPLDDLHEKVETSRNHLADDVRILPVLNKVDVVDDRQTAREAVSQFELPPAAISAVEGTGVDDLCARIRDALPEQRARFVLSNSGETMRFVSWAYDHADVRAVDHDGETVSIELVGHPSIVRQANMRAKELTR; via the coding sequence ATGTCTGGATACAGAATAATAATTGTAAAGCGCGTCAACGCTGGATCCGCAGAAACGGCCGAAATACGTGCACTCGCCGAGGCGGCAGGACACGAGATCGTCGGCGAACTCACACAGGTTCGCTCGGAGGACTCGACGTATAATCTCGGACAGGGGGCGATCAAACGACTCTCAGAGCGCATCGAGGCGACCGCTGCGAGCGGCGTTATCTTCGACAACGAACTCAGTCCCCAGCAGGCTCACAACATCGGTGAGATCGTTCCTGACGGAATACGACTCATCGACAGATATCGTCTCATCCTCGATATCTTTGAAGAACAGGCGGGAACCCGTGAAGCACAGCTCCAAGTCCAACTCGCGGAGTTACACTACGAACTCCCTCGTGTGCAGGAAGAAATCCGGTTGGAGAAAGAAGTTGCGAACGAGCGACGATCTCGTGGTGGACTCGGTGAAAAAGAGAACCGTCGCGTTACGGACATCAAAGAGCGCATCCAGCGCATTGAAGAACAGTTGGGATCGATCGACAGCGCCGACACGAAGCGACGTGAGCAACACCGGGATGCTGGTCTCTCGCTTGTCGCGTTGGCTGGATACACCAATGCTGGGAAATCGACGTTGCTTCGTCGACTCGCTGACGACCTCGCCGTCGACAGAGAGCAGCACACGGATCTCACCGAGACCGCTGGCACCGAAGACCGCCTGTTCAAAACGCTCGGAACGACGACCCGGCGCGCGACTCTCGACGGACGGGCGGTTCTCGTTACCGATACAATCGGGTTTATCCGAGATCTTCCGGGGTGGTTAGTACAGTCGTTCGAGTCGACACTCGGTGCGGTTCGGCACGCTGATCTCGTCTGTCTCGTGATCGACGCGAGCGATCCATTGGACGACCTCCACGAGAAAGTAGAGACTTCCCGGAACCATCTCGCTGATGATGTGCGTATTCTTCCCGTACTGAACAAAGTCGATGTCGTGGATGATAGACAGACGGCTCGTGAGGCGGTCTCTCAGTTCGAACTGCCGCCGGCCGCAATCAGCGCAGTTGAGGGGACGGGCGTCGATGACCTTTGTGCTCGTATCCGCGATGCACTTCCCGAACAACGAGCGCGGTTCGTCCTCTCGAACAGTGGTGAAACGATGCGGTTCGTCTCGTGGGCGTACGATCACGCCGATGTCAGAGCCGTGGACCACGACGGCGAGACGGTTTCTATCGAGTTAGTGGGTCACCCATCAATTGTTCGTCAGGCCAACATGCGAGCAAAGGAGCTGACACGATAG
- a CDS encoding type II toxin-antitoxin system PemK/MazF family toxin: MVVQNDAANRAISTTIVAPLSTSYPTPVPPYRVELKASQTIIREDSAVLCNQLRTVSVPHRVLRNFGSLNPGGRALPEIK; this comes from the coding sequence GTGGTCGTTCAAAACGATGCCGCAAACCGTGCGATTTCCACAACGATCGTCGCACCCCTCTCGACGAGCTACCCGACGCCTGTGCCGCCATACCGTGTAGAACTCAAAGCGTCTCAAACAATAATCCGCGAGGATTCAGCGGTGCTTTGCAACCAACTGCGTACCGTCTCTGTTCCTCATCGTGTACTCCGGAACTTTGGTTCGCTCAATCCCGGTGGTCGAGCACTGCCGGAAATCAAGTAG
- a CDS encoding OsmC family protein: MGTIESTTTSETGYTSVSRVGDYELTVDAANEEGPTPNEVLVADYVSCFIPAFRVGGDKVGFDDLGTIQVEAEADTNERDNLEAIRFSIAVETDLSNEEFDAIVERAENICHVHDALREELHAEIEMDETAL, encoded by the coding sequence ATGGGAACCATCGAATCGACAACCACGTCCGAAACGGGCTACACGTCCGTTAGCCGTGTTGGAGACTACGAACTCACGGTCGATGCGGCCAACGAAGAGGGTCCGACACCGAACGAAGTCCTCGTTGCTGACTATGTGTCTTGTTTCATCCCGGCGTTCCGAGTCGGTGGGGATAAAGTCGGGTTCGACGACCTCGGCACGATTCAGGTAGAGGCGGAAGCTGACACCAACGAACGGGACAACCTCGAAGCAATCCGCTTTAGCATCGCTGTTGAAACCGACCTCTCGAACGAGGAGTTCGATGCCATCGTCGAGCGCGCAGAAAACATCTGTCACGTTCACGATGCACTCCGCGAGGAACTACACGCCGAAATCGAGATGGACGAAACTGCACTCTGA
- a CDS encoding DUF5799 family protein, whose translation MAQDWTDRIVGARMSVDSEFEDRLQQSEFSRQEWGLVMTAVEFDIEHPNDPDRARIVADTDNLGAIMPELDRISEMTPMGATKDSGSSGGIFDSVKNALGFGGDGNAVDEEKRRRAAQLANEYASDLQQHLEHRGKWDEIRTIASDNEATES comes from the coding sequence ATGGCACAGGACTGGACCGACCGCATCGTTGGCGCACGGATGTCGGTCGACAGTGAGTTCGAGGATCGACTGCAGCAGTCCGAATTTTCGAGACAAGAGTGGGGGCTGGTGATGACCGCCGTCGAATTCGACATCGAACACCCGAACGATCCCGACCGGGCCCGTATCGTCGCCGATACCGATAACCTCGGTGCGATCATGCCCGAACTGGATCGAATTTCGGAGATGACACCGATGGGAGCAACCAAAGACAGTGGTTCCAGCGGAGGTATCTTCGATTCCGTCAAGAACGCTCTCGGATTCGGTGGTGATGGGAACGCTGTCGATGAAGAAAAACGAAGGCGGGCAGCACAACTGGCCAACGAGTACGCCAGTGATCTCCAACAGCATCTCGAACATCGTGGAAAGTGGGACGAAATCCGGACGATTGCGAGCGACAACGAAGCGACAGAATCATAG
- a CDS encoding SLC13 family permease, whose protein sequence is MSLHAFSVLFPIAGFDVTVDMAVVFGLVALALVLFVTEPVPVDVTAILLMVLLMVLSPWTQISPAEGLSGFSSPATITVLAMLILSAGISQTGLVQWLGRKMAAFAGDDPFKQLFATIGIAGPASGFINNTPVVAILVPVVSDLAHQGNSSPSKLLMPLSFASMFGGMLTVIGTSTNILASDVSDRLLGRSISMFEFTELGIIILFVGTAYLLTIGNRLLPERIEPRDDLIEEYELEAYLTEAIVLENSPFVGSTVAEAGDMIAGSMDVLQLDRAGETFVEPLAQKSIRADDVLTLRTDRNTLQQLIFRDGLTIAGSPTSDAELEVEDGHQTLVEVIIPSGSSLIGETLESVAFRGQYNANVLAFRSREQLIQPRMDDRALRVGDTLLVQAPADSIDRLSRSRDFIVAHEPDQPEYRTEKIPVALLILGGVVLLPAAGILPIVVSALGGVVAMVLTGVLKPAELYDSVDWNVIFLLAGVIPLGVALEETGAAELLGQLVAASATVLPALAVLWVFYLATALLTNVISNNASVVLMIPVAIQAAEQLDVNAFAFVIGVTFAASTAFMTPVGYQTNLFVYGPGGYRFTDYFRVGAPLQLLLSVVTVVGIAMFWGL, encoded by the coding sequence ATGTCTCTCCATGCGTTCTCTGTGCTCTTTCCCATCGCTGGTTTCGATGTAACCGTGGATATGGCCGTCGTCTTCGGTCTCGTTGCTCTCGCGCTTGTGCTGTTCGTGACCGAACCAGTTCCGGTCGACGTGACTGCTATCTTACTTATGGTGTTGCTGATGGTACTCAGTCCGTGGACGCAGATCTCACCGGCAGAGGGTCTCTCTGGATTCTCCAGTCCGGCGACGATTACGGTCCTCGCGATGCTTATCTTGAGTGCTGGGATCAGCCAGACTGGTCTCGTTCAGTGGCTGGGTCGGAAGATGGCTGCCTTTGCGGGCGATGATCCGTTCAAACAGCTCTTTGCCACCATCGGAATCGCAGGTCCGGCCTCGGGATTCATCAACAACACTCCCGTTGTGGCGATTCTTGTCCCCGTCGTCTCAGATCTCGCTCATCAGGGCAACTCTTCGCCATCGAAACTGTTGATGCCCCTCTCGTTCGCGTCGATGTTCGGGGGAATGCTGACCGTTATTGGGACATCGACAAACATTCTCGCGAGCGACGTTTCTGACCGGCTACTCGGTCGGTCAATCTCGATGTTCGAGTTCACAGAACTCGGGATCATCATCCTCTTCGTTGGAACGGCGTACTTGCTCACGATCGGGAACCGACTCCTGCCCGAACGGATTGAACCACGCGATGATCTGATCGAAGAGTACGAACTCGAAGCGTATCTGACGGAGGCCATCGTTCTGGAAAACTCACCCTTTGTCGGCTCGACTGTCGCCGAAGCAGGCGACATGATCGCCGGGTCAATGGACGTACTCCAACTCGATCGAGCGGGAGAGACGTTCGTGGAACCGTTGGCCCAGAAATCGATTCGAGCAGACGATGTCCTCACGCTCCGAACGGATCGAAACACCCTCCAGCAACTCATCTTCAGGGACGGTCTCACCATTGCTGGATCGCCAACCTCTGATGCCGAACTCGAAGTCGAGGATGGTCATCAGACACTCGTCGAAGTCATTATCCCGTCTGGATCCTCGCTCATCGGTGAGACACTTGAGAGCGTAGCATTCCGTGGACAGTACAACGCAAACGTGCTCGCGTTCCGCAGCCGCGAACAGCTCATCCAGCCTCGAATGGACGATCGAGCCCTCCGCGTTGGAGATACGCTCCTCGTTCAAGCTCCGGCAGACAGCATCGACCGCCTTTCGCGCAGTCGTGATTTCATCGTCGCGCACGAACCCGACCAACCGGAGTACCGGACCGAAAAAATACCCGTTGCGCTCTTGATTTTGGGTGGTGTTGTGTTGCTCCCAGCAGCCGGCATTCTTCCGATCGTGGTAAGCGCTCTTGGTGGGGTGGTCGCAATGGTGCTCACCGGCGTGCTCAAACCGGCCGAACTGTACGATTCGGTCGATTGGAACGTGATCTTCCTACTGGCGGGTGTGATTCCACTGGGTGTCGCGCTCGAAGAGACCGGCGCGGCAGAACTTCTCGGGCAACTCGTCGCCGCAAGCGCAACAGTGCTGCCTGCGCTTGCAGTGCTTTGGGTGTTCTATCTGGCAACGGCACTCCTCACGAACGTGATCAGCAACAACGCGAGCGTCGTGTTGATGATTCCGGTTGCGATACAAGCAGCCGAACAACTCGACGTGAACGCGTTTGCGTTCGTCATTGGCGTGACGTTTGCAGCGAGCACAGCGTTCATGACTCCGGTGGGTTATCAAACGAATCTGTTCGTCTACGGTCCCGGTGGATATCGATTCACCGACTATTTCCGGGTTGGTGCACCGCTGCAACTGCTGCTTTCGGTTGTGACTGTGGTCGGTATCGCCATGTTCTGGGGTCTCTAA